In Phycisphaerales bacterium, the following proteins share a genomic window:
- a CDS encoding ABC transporter ATP-binding protein — translation MTPSGAEPIIRVQNLVKRFEGRTVLAGINLDVLPGEIVVIMGGSGSGKSTLLRHMIGSLRPDEGSVALFGQDLASLDDEGLNKVRKKFGILFQSGALFQSMTVAENVALPLQEHTTLDQNIINIQVKIKLELVGLREHAEKYPAQISGGMKKRAGLARALALDPKILFYDEPSAGLDPVTSAGIDRLIIDLTKKLGVTSVVVTHEMDSAFAIADRMAMLDKGKMMVVADRAWFEELRGHDVGDLTPEQALVRQFIRGDAEGPITQRRTATNYEEDLLGAPDVPRMAPGPSIESTRIVK, via the coding sequence ATGACTCCAAGCGGCGCAGAACCCATCATCCGGGTCCAGAATCTCGTCAAGCGGTTCGAGGGCCGAACCGTGCTCGCGGGCATCAACCTCGATGTCCTGCCCGGCGAAATCGTGGTCATTATGGGCGGTTCAGGCAGCGGCAAGTCCACTCTGCTGCGCCACATGATCGGCTCGCTCCGACCCGACGAAGGCTCGGTAGCGCTTTTCGGGCAGGATCTCGCCTCGCTCGACGACGAGGGGCTCAATAAAGTTCGGAAAAAGTTTGGAATTCTTTTCCAGTCCGGCGCCCTCTTCCAGTCGATGACGGTGGCCGAAAACGTGGCCCTGCCCCTGCAGGAGCACACCACCCTCGACCAGAACATCATCAATATCCAGGTGAAGATCAAGCTCGAACTCGTCGGGCTGCGCGAGCACGCGGAGAAGTACCCGGCTCAGATCTCGGGCGGCATGAAGAAGCGGGCCGGGCTGGCCCGCGCCCTGGCGCTGGATCCGAAGATCCTCTTCTACGACGAGCCGTCGGCCGGACTCGACCCGGTAACGTCGGCGGGCATTGACCGGCTCATCATCGACCTGACGAAAAAACTGGGCGTGACAAGCGTGGTCGTCACCCATGAAATGGACTCGGCGTTCGCGATTGCAGATCGCATGGCGATGCTCGACAAGGGCAAGATGATGGTCGTGGCCGACCGCGCGTGGTTCGAGGAGTTGCGCGGGCACGACGTGGGCGATCTCACGCCCGAGCAGGCGCTGGTGCGGCAGTTCATCCGCGGAGATGCGGAAGGGCCGATCACCCAGCGCCGCACCGCCACGAATTACGAAGAGGACCTCCTGGGCGCGCCGGATGTGCCTCGCATGGCGCCCGGCCCCAGCATCGAATCGACTCGCATCGTGAAGTGA
- a CDS encoding alpha/beta fold hydrolase, with protein sequence MHRRRGGPKYSWLALLWALASALGFTAAHARQAVEGPQPPETEWRVSIPLRDGELQLGEVVGKLADEVGMDGQALRRMCDYSVPVRTPVGSSTMRLISSITDGIVKFNVSGDEVALTIDRVRLRREQTQFNGYLRELVETFFPEAAAAAKAKFGVSVHLAGGSTQPLSAENAPSDAVVLIHGLDDPGRLWTALIPELLAAGYGVCEVTYPNDQAISESSAFVASVLEQMRASGVERISIVAHSMGSLISRDLLTGPEFYAGTSDGGERFPRVQRLIMLGPPNHGSRMALLRIGSEARDQVVRALSGDGLLVGGFFDGAGEAQDDLVPGSTFLASLNARPLPAGLAVTIIAGSASPISAEELQAMAERLDTLGTSKYGKLFDGSNLHDAADDLIDGLGDGCVSLESTRLDGVTDHIILPANHLSMIRNVTSHSQRVPPAVPIILDRLRQDRSAEAEEGG encoded by the coding sequence GTGCACCGACGGCGGGGCGGCCCGAAGTACTCTTGGCTCGCGCTGCTGTGGGCGCTCGCATCGGCCCTCGGCTTCACCGCGGCCCACGCCCGGCAGGCCGTCGAGGGCCCGCAGCCGCCCGAGACCGAGTGGCGCGTTTCCATTCCACTTCGCGACGGCGAACTCCAACTCGGGGAGGTCGTCGGCAAACTTGCAGATGAGGTCGGCATGGATGGCCAGGCCCTCCGCCGCATGTGCGACTACTCCGTCCCCGTGCGCACGCCCGTGGGATCGAGCACGATGCGGCTGATCAGTTCGATCACCGACGGCATCGTCAAATTTAACGTCAGCGGAGATGAAGTGGCGCTGACGATCGATCGCGTGCGCCTGCGCCGCGAACAGACGCAGTTCAATGGCTACCTGCGCGAACTGGTTGAGACGTTCTTTCCCGAGGCGGCTGCGGCTGCGAAGGCGAAGTTCGGCGTTTCGGTTCACCTCGCCGGCGGATCGACTCAGCCGCTTTCGGCTGAGAACGCACCCAGCGATGCCGTGGTGCTCATCCACGGCCTGGACGATCCGGGCCGGCTTTGGACGGCGCTGATTCCTGAGCTGCTCGCAGCCGGCTACGGCGTGTGCGAAGTCACCTACCCAAACGATCAAGCGATTTCCGAATCGTCCGCATTCGTCGCGTCGGTGCTCGAACAGATGCGCGCCAGCGGGGTGGAGCGCATCTCCATCGTCGCCCACTCGATGGGCTCACTCATCAGTCGCGACCTGCTCACCGGGCCGGAGTTCTATGCCGGTACGAGCGACGGGGGCGAGCGCTTCCCGCGGGTGCAGCGGCTGATCATGCTCGGCCCGCCGAACCACGGCTCGCGCATGGCGCTGCTACGCATCGGCTCGGAGGCGCGCGACCAGGTGGTGCGGGCCCTCAGCGGCGACGGCCTGCTCGTGGGCGGGTTCTTCGACGGCGCCGGCGAAGCCCAGGACGACCTCGTGCCGGGCAGCACTTTTCTGGCCAGCCTCAACGCCCGGCCCCTGCCGGCCGGGCTGGCCGTCACGATCATCGCCGGCTCAGCGAGCCCGATCAGCGCCGAAGAACTGCAGGCCATGGCCGAGCGCCTCGACACGCTGGGCACTTCCAAGTACGGCAAACTCTTTGACGGCAGCAACCTCCATGACGCCGCCGACGATCTCATCGACGGTCTCGGCGACGGCTGCGTATCGCTCGAATCGACTCGGCTGGACGGGGTGACGGATCACATCATCCTCCCGGCGAATCACCTCTCCATGATCCGCAACGTCACCTCGCACAGCCAGCGCGTGCCACCCGCCGTGCCCATCATTCTCGACCGCCTCAGGCAAGACCGCAGCGCGGAGGCCGAAGAAGGCGGCTAG
- a CDS encoding NAD-dependent epimerase/dehydratase family protein, producing MRVLVTGSSGLIGSEAVTFFDRMGFDITGVDNNMRADFFGPKGDTTWNRQRLESTCRRFRHRELDIRDRAGVEGLFKENAFDLVIHAAAQPSHDLAASRPFDDFDVNAVGTLNLLEACRRHRPEAVFIHMSTNKVYGDGPNHVPLKELDTRWDYADPAYEHGIAEDFSIDQTLHSLFGASKVAGDVLAQEYGRYFGLKTGIFRGGCLTGPQHSGVELHGFLNYLVLVALRQGPYTIFGYKGKQVRDQIHCHDVINAFWHFAQHPRPGEVYNLGGGKGNAASLLECVEMIRQRTGKKPELTYSATNRIGDHICYYSDLRKLQSHYPTWRLTYSLDRIVDEMIQVISDQRRA from the coding sequence ATGCGAGTTCTGGTTACCGGCAGCAGCGGCCTGATCGGATCGGAGGCGGTGACGTTCTTCGACCGGATGGGCTTTGACATCACCGGCGTTGACAACAACATGCGCGCCGACTTCTTCGGGCCCAAAGGCGATACGACCTGGAACCGCCAGCGGCTCGAATCAACCTGTCGGCGCTTCCGGCACCGCGAACTGGACATCCGCGACCGCGCCGGCGTCGAGGGGCTCTTCAAGGAGAACGCGTTTGATCTGGTGATTCACGCCGCAGCCCAGCCGAGTCACGATCTCGCCGCCTCGCGCCCGTTTGACGACTTCGACGTAAACGCGGTGGGAACGTTGAACCTGCTCGAGGCGTGCCGGCGGCATCGCCCGGAGGCGGTGTTCATTCACATGAGCACGAACAAGGTGTACGGCGACGGGCCGAACCATGTGCCGCTCAAGGAACTCGACACGCGCTGGGACTACGCCGACCCGGCGTACGAGCACGGCATCGCCGAGGACTTCTCGATCGACCAAACGCTGCACTCGCTCTTTGGTGCTTCCAAAGTGGCCGGCGACGTGCTGGCGCAGGAGTACGGGCGGTACTTCGGGCTCAAGACCGGCATCTTCCGCGGCGGCTGCCTGACGGGGCCGCAGCACAGCGGCGTGGAACTGCACGGCTTTCTCAACTATCTCGTGCTCGTCGCCCTGCGCCAGGGGCCGTACACGATTTTCGGCTACAAGGGAAAGCAGGTGCGCGACCAGATCCATTGCCACGACGTCATCAACGCCTTCTGGCACTTCGCGCAGCATCCGCGGCCGGGCGAGGTCTACAACCTCGGCGGCGGCAAGGGCAACGCGGCGAGCCTGCTCGAGTGCGTGGAGATGATTCGCCAGCGCACCGGCAAAAAGCCCGAACTGACCTACAGCGCCACCAACCGCATCGGCGATCACATCTGCTATTACAGCGATCTGCGCAAACTGCAGTCCCACTATCCGACCTGGCGCCTCACGTACAGCCTCGACCGGATCGTGGATGAGATGATCCAGGTCATCTCGGATCAGCGCCGCGCGTAA
- a CDS encoding redoxin domain-containing protein translates to MKRLMSGVAALAMMAAIAPATQADVNVGDKMPEMKVGQLYNNEHNIDVSDLKGHIVVVEFWATWCGPCRAQIPHLNELNKKFKEKGVLILSISDESESLVAPFVKQQNMQYLVASDSKMDEVFGVRAIPHAVLFNPEGIAEWKGHPAELDAQLEKAVGKYPNARPLGSGPDYNEKLFASIEASLLKGDNPGAISLLRRVDRKSLDAREGHRARYDGIVNRITPMAEADFNRAMSNVKNKQYADALATLSRVASEYRGLPIADKAAAELKRLDGDPEVLKAKRSDAIERQADNMLRRAKSQAEDGDKVMAYLRLKNIVEKYPGTAAATEAQTILTAYEADAELMKKVNDR, encoded by the coding sequence ATGAAGCGACTGATGTCAGGTGTTGCGGCCTTGGCCATGATGGCCGCGATCGCCCCCGCAACTCAGGCCGACGTCAACGTCGGCGACAAGATGCCGGAGATGAAAGTCGGCCAGCTCTACAACAACGAGCACAACATCGATGTGAGCGACTTGAAGGGCCACATCGTAGTCGTCGAGTTCTGGGCCACCTGGTGCGGACCCTGCCGCGCCCAGATTCCGCATCTCAACGAGCTGAACAAGAAGTTCAAGGAAAAGGGCGTGCTCATCCTGAGCATCAGCGATGAATCCGAGTCGCTGGTGGCGCCGTTCGTCAAGCAGCAGAACATGCAGTATCTCGTCGCTTCTGATTCGAAGATGGACGAGGTGTTCGGCGTTCGCGCGATCCCGCACGCCGTGCTGTTCAACCCTGAGGGCATCGCCGAATGGAAGGGCCATCCCGCGGAACTGGATGCGCAGCTCGAGAAGGCGGTGGGCAAATATCCCAACGCGCGCCCGCTGGGCAGCGGCCCGGACTACAACGAAAAACTCTTTGCCTCCATCGAAGCCTCGCTGCTCAAGGGCGACAACCCCGGCGCCATCTCGCTGCTCCGCCGTGTCGATCGCAAGTCGCTCGACGCCCGCGAAGGCCATCGCGCCCGCTACGACGGCATCGTCAATCGGATCACTCCGATGGCCGAGGCAGACTTCAACCGCGCCATGAGCAACGTGAAGAACAAGCAGTACGCCGACGCACTGGCGACGCTCAGCCGGGTCGCCAGCGAGTACCGTGGCCTGCCCATCGCCGACAAGGCCGCTGCCGAACTCAAGCGGCTCGACGGCGATCCCGAAGTGCTCAAGGCCAAGCGCAGTGACGCGATTGAGCGTCAGGCGGACAACATGCTCCGTCGCGCCAAGTCCCAGGCCGAGGACGGCGACAAGGTCATGGCCTACCTCCGTCTCAAGAACATCGTCGAGAAATACCCCGGCACCGCGGCGGCGACCGAGGCTCAGACGATCCTCACCGCCTACGAGGCCGACGCGGAGCTCATGAAGAAGGTCAACGACCGCTGA